Sequence from the Tripterygium wilfordii isolate XIE 37 chromosome 10, ASM1340144v1, whole genome shotgun sequence genome:
ATCTTTGACACTGCAAAGAAACGGTGCATAAGATTCAGTAACAATCATTAACAGATGTAAAAGGAAAGAAACTTACTATTAGCTTTAACCCAATTCGAGTTCAAATCCCCATGAAGCCCATATACTAAGGCGCCCCtagcaaaaatatatttgtctttCCAACCACCAATATGGTCATTGGAGACAGTATCAAGAATCAGGTCTTGTCTATTTCTCCGCCGTACAAAGCAATATCTTCCTAGGCCACTTTCTTTGGCGTAATATACTACTGCTAGTTCATTAATCCcaaattcaatattttctttctcaGCCAAACACTGTACACTCAACAAAATTCTGAGGCTATTCGGCATCCATTGGCTTGGACATATTTTCCATATTCTACAAGCATCTGCTAGTAAATTTGGTATAGGGAATCTTAGCCCTATTTGAAACGACAGCAGGTAAAATGTTGACCACCCAAGGACTTGGTGATCAACTCCTTCTGTGTCAGCTCCAGGTCTGATCTCGATGGATGAATGAATTCTGTATTCTTGTCGAAGGTAGTCCATATCACTGGATGCTAGTGCCGATTTAGTGTTCAGGTCCTTCGGTATCAAGGGTCCTTTGATATGACCATTTCTTCCTGATTCTTTACCCTTATCAACCACGCTACTGGATTCGATTCTGTTATCACCAGATTCTTGACTCCCCGACCCAGTCCATGAATAGTTAACACTGGTTTCCTGTTCACCTCTATTCTGACCAGTAGGAGCCCCGTCGTTGCTAGGTACTTCTTCATTTTTCGATTCTTGAGTATCACGTCGAGCCATTACGCTAAATCTAAACTTGGAGCAAAAGGAAACGAGAGATACCTTAGATTGATACTTTTTGTTGGGTGattcttctcttctccttcctATTCCTCACAAAATTCAGGATGTTTTTTGCAAATCTCAATCGGgagttttgtattttattttcacaGAATTCAGTTTTTAAGCTTTACATTTCCTAAAGTGCCCTCAAAAGCCATCAAAGCTGCACGATTTCCGAAACGTGCTCCCCCGGGAACGTTGGTCGTAACAATTCAAATTTTTACTGTGCACGTCAGGTGGATTAAATACCTATCATTTCGCATTGAAGTACTTCCATTAATATTTCTGCTAAACATTTATTTTAACCTTAGTATAATGGCGTATATACGTTGTTCTGAGGTATAATCACCTTTGAGGCAATTTACAAAAACTACTAGTCAATTGGTATGCACACCTTTAGATAAAGACAATTGTTGAATCATCTTTGTTTTTATAGCATTCTTATCTCATTGATTATGCTGTTACTCATGAAGTTGCCATCAAGTATTCTTCCTGCAGGTATCGAACATTACGATTATCTACATTCAATGGTACGTACAAGGTTGTGTACGATCATCCCCAGACATAATTCGGTTTCATCGGATAGCTGATTTGCTAACGCCAATTCATGCCACATCAACAGCTTCATTACGGTCATtatgctagcgccaattcaggccacaaCTTTGACTCCAATCTAGCTTTTACGCTAATGCCAATGCTGGCTATGTACAACCTCAAGCAAACGAGGTTGTATACTTCaccaacctcaaacaaacgaggttgctTACCATACAGCTTCAAACAAACGAAATTGTATCTCATCAGCATCAAACGGGTACAACAGCACTAGGCTATACACGCCTCTTCAGGATACGCTGCATCAGGCTACGTTCCGTATACACAACATCTTCGGTTATCTGTGTTACACATTCCATTTCAAATTATACTTACTCCATCATTTCTTGTTCATTGCAGGGATACATTACGTGCTgctctccaagatgaatttgCTTTAATGCttcgagagtgggggacaattgtaggtgccaaaaatggtgtggcCGCACATGGTCATGTAATTACAAATCTAGTTGGACTATATGGGTCCACGAACCTAACCATCACAGTTAGACCCGGACCTAAAGCCCACCTCGAGGCCCATAGATAACCTTTACATCACTGCTAAGTAATGTAACAGTCATCTGACACCATGTGATATAACGTCTGACACTTATTGCAGGAGTCTTATGGTCTATCTACTTTGCTATGTTCATAGCAATCCTTCCCTAACAAACAGGAACTAGGTTTCAAGGCATCCTTACTGTGTTGACGGCCATGTAGAGGGGCCAATATAGTAATGACGCTTGCACATGAGAGCGCCACTTCATGAACTCCTTTTTCCTGTAAAGCAGCTTCTATCAATCCAGTTTGCAGCTGGCATTTATGGATGTGATCGGCTCATATCCCTAGGTATGATGTTCTTTCATATAAATATCTAGTCATTAATTAGCGCCTACAATTCTACTCATACTCCTAGCAacacttgttttcatcattttatATTGTTACTTTATCCCATTGTGTATCTATCATCCCTGACACAACCGAGATAATAGACTTTTCATACATCTCCTTTATACAAATTGGTCCAATAAGACAAGTGGAATGTACACACGATTCCCGAGGTTGATCTTCATTCTATTATAAATACCCCCTTCCTTCCATATGCGGGGGATCGAGCATTTTTTCCAACCCAGAGAATACAAAAACAGTATCTACCAACTCTTCACAAGATACATTCAGACAAAACACTAAAACCAtcgctggtcttccatctctgatgaacactaacttgatcgtccgagcctccacgaccggcaccacccaaaccggttaaggagctttcacgatTGTTCTTGTTGTGACATCTGCAGGATTTAAAGTTACAGACGGACCCCACAGAAGtaaaagttgacctttcaacgattggAGCAATTTGCCCTTACACCCCCTACCGGCGAACAAGTCCAGTGGGCATCTCCCTTCCAACAATCGAAGAAGAGGAATGCACCTATCGACAAAGAAGGACCTTCGTGGTCAAGGAAGAAGCCTACTAGCGTTAAAACCATTGCCGAGTTGGTTAAAGAACCTGCCGCCTTCAGAGAGTTGGTCCTGTACACATAAACTGGGGACATTCTTATACCTGTTATTCTTCCTGCTGATCAACGTCGGCTTGATGATGATATGAGCATCAAGGTTATCTAGAACGCTTGCATCACTAAAGTTGTATCTGTAAGTTAAAATTGATCCCTTAATCAGCCTTTTTGTtatcgtgtgtgtgtgtgttaattTTACTTTTAATCTCTGCTCATTCATTCTCTCTCGTTCAGCTGGCCCAAGATGTGGTCACAATGGGTGAAGGGTTAACAAGGTGCAACGGCCTTATGAAGATGTTGGAGAAAGAAAACAAGTATGAGAAGAAACGTGTTGATGCGACGGAGGCCAAAATTAAAGAGTTGGAGTAAGAGAAAGAGCTTCAGAATCAGAAGCTCTTCAAAACTGTAATGAAGTATGAGAAGAAACTTGCTGATGAGTTGGAAGCGGCCAAAATTAAAGAGTTTGAGCAAAAGAATAAGCTTCTAAAGGCCTTCGAAAGGTCTGTCGAGAGGAAACGTGCTGATGAGGCCGATGCCAAAATTAAAGAGTTGAAGCAAGTGAATAAGCTTCTGCAATTGGAGAAATCCGTATTGGTGGGGCGGATTGAGGCCGCTGAGAAGGAGGCAACAAATGTTAAGGTGTCAGCGCAAGCTAAGGTTAATGATGCTCGAGCTAAAGCCATTGAAGAATGCAAGTCTGTGTTAGCTTTCCAACTCACCCAAGCAACGAATTCTCTTAATGGCATTGAATGACTTGAGCTAATTTTTCCTTCTGAATGAAGGAACATTTTGGCATCCTTTAGTGCCTTTTGATCTAATGTAGACAACTTTGTTTCCTTTAATGAAGTTATTGTCTTTCGCTCTATTGCAAAATCTTTCCTTCAATATATAATTGGACTCGGTGGCTCTCATAATTTCTCAAGAACTAATGAAGAAAAGTGAGTTTATTGACATATAGGGAATGTTCAAGTGACTAAGTTAGGATTACATCTTCCCACAGGATCATAACTTGGAGATATTAGTAACATAGACATGCTAACTTAACTTACCTAAGCGCAAACCTTCATTAACATCGTACAGTTTTATATAATCTTAGAGTTCATAAGCAGGAAACTTAGCCTCTGAGGGTTCAGTGATATCTATAAAAAGATAGGCCATACCTCCAATTCCTTCAAAAAGTGAGTAGGGGTTGTCACCTCCGTGCATCTCCCCCTTAGATATAAGTTTATGCGCTCTATCAAGAAGAAAGCAAGCAAACGCTTTTGCCCTGTGCAAGAATTCTACATTCCCAGTCATTTGGTAAAGGGAGAGGAACACATAAGCATTTCCACTGATACCATGACAAATCCCAACTCGCTTGAGCAAACCACGGTTCCAAACCAACTCGGCTGCATCCACAGCTGCATCCAAGAATTCTTTATCTCCAAAAacctgaaaatttgaaattattttttgcaagtgtcatgaaaaaagaaaaaacaaaaagtggcttattttattttttgtaaaaagaGATGGGGAAGGGTGAAATAAGTTTTGATTGAAATCTATCTGATTTTCAAAGTATGCTCAGAGCAGTTGTGAAAACATTATTTATGAAATATCTTATTTTCGCTATTTATAAGCAAATAATTTCAATTCTGATATCTTAGTTTCTATCAAAGACATGTAAATTTATTTGAGAACATTAGACCGACTCTAATCAGCAGTAAGACAACAATTGAAGTTAACCCAGAAAAGAATAAAGGCACATTTCAATTACTCAAAAAATCTTAAGGTATCCCATTCAAGAGATCAAGGGAAAATAGAAACTTTACCTTAGCAGCTTTGACAAGTGTGAGGGCGATCCCGGGAGCTCCATGACACCAATGCACAAGTACATCCCTCTTATCTTCTTCACTTGCAGGGTAGTTTCCACTAGGCAAGCGATTCCTAATCATGTATTTAAGGGTGTCCTTAACATGCTCAGCCTCATCTGGCTTCAATTCGGTGTCCATCAGAACATGCATGATTCCAGCCAATCCATGAGCAGCACCCCAATATTTTTCTCCATACCATTCAAACATCAATGGGGATCGTCCTCTTTTGGCCAATGCTCTGCCATTCTTGATAATTTCATTCACAACCACACGCTACACAATATAAACAACATAATGGTGATCTTTCATGAAGCAAAGTTGATGTCATTTCATGAAGCAAAGTTGGTGTCTTACAGTGCTGGAAGAAGGAATTGTGCCCTCACCAATATGTTTGTTTAAGAACGAGCAAGCCCAAAGGTACCCAGCTTGTCCATATAACAACTCATCCGGGAGATTTCTTGACAGTTTGATCTGTTTTGTAGTTCAAATGACTCAATCAATCAGTATAATCTAGTCAAAGGATTCAAAAATCCTTGATGATATAAGAAGACACCACCATAGCAAATTAAACGTACCGCTTTGAACTGAGACAAGTAATGATCCACCAGTTGGCCCTCACCAGCATGCTTCCCTGCCACAGCCCCCAGAGCGCAAACACCAGCCCGTCCACATATGAAAGTCACATCTCTAGCACCCAATAACATCCATTTTCAAGCTGATTAGTCCCCTCAACTTCAAACCGCAGCTAAAATAATTGACATGAAAAAAATGGCAACATAAAAGAGATGGATTACCGAGAGCTCACAGAAGCAGAGTCACATGCCTTGACAATCTCTAGGCAGAGTGTGAGATCATTCATGTTATTGGTGACTTGGTAAGACTTAAAAAGCAAGAAAGCAGTACCAAGAGTCCCGCAGTAAAGAGTGAAGTCTCGAACCCGTTGCCCGCCGAGCCCCCACGTCTCTATCACTATCTGAGACAAAACAACAAACACTTTGTGAACTCTCCGAACCAAACCAAAATGAagaaacccaaacccaaaaccaaaacccagaCACGGAGATAAGTACTGTTTCTTTGAGATCCAAAGCAGCACGCTTGAAAAGCTGAGAGAGAGCAGAGTACGGCATAGAGAGAAGCCTCCAGAGAGAATCTTCGGAAGGCACTTGCATCGTCGTTGTCGTTGATTCTGGTACAAATTTCGGAATTTCATTGGGAAAGAATCGATCCGccatttctttctccttctcGTGTAGTTAGTAGTGAGCAAGAGATGGAAGATACGAACTTGAAGCTTCAAGACACCGACTTTATCAATTAAAAACTAAAACGACCGCCATAGTCAATGGTTGAGAGAGCACGAGCTCCTTCCACGTCTACGGGCATTCCTTTTCAACGTGgcaaaaaccaaacaaacttcGTTTTCCTTTGAACGGCATCGTATCACGAGAAAAAGAAGGACAACGATCCGAACGCAACgatttctcttctctctctttacaGAAAATCACTCAAAGCCACACCAACCAATACAAACAAACGCACTGTAACAGAGACGCAACACCAAGAACAAAAATGGCGTCTTTTGAGTCGTTTAACGAAGGCGATGACCTGACTAACCAGTCCCAGGACCACCACGTACCGTCTCCGACGACCCGTCCTTTCGACGACGATGGCTACGACCCACGTCTTCCCTCTCAACGCTACAACTC
This genomic interval carries:
- the LOC120007999 gene encoding lanC-like protein GCL2, which encodes MADRFFPNEIPKFVPESTTTTMQVPSEDSLWRLLSMPYSALSQLFKRAALDLKETIVIETWGLGGQRVRDFTLYCGTLGTAFLLFKSYQVTNNMNDLTLCLEIVKACDSASVSSRDVTFICGRAGVCALGAVAGKHAGEGQLVDHYLSQFKAIKLSRNLPDELLYGQAGYLWACSFLNKHIGEGTIPSSSTRVVVNEIIKNGRALAKRGRSPLMFEWYGEKYWGAAHGLAGIMHVLMDTELKPDEAEHVKDTLKYMIRNRLPSGNYPASEEDKRDVLVHWCHGAPGIALTLVKAAKVFGDKEFLDAAVDAAELVWNRGLLKRVGICHGISGNAYVFLSLYQMTGNVEFLHRAKAFACFLLDRAHKLISKGEMHGGDNPYSLFEGIGGMAYLFIDITEPSEAKFPAYEL